A window of Chitinophaga sp. MM2321 contains these coding sequences:
- a CDS encoding TonB-dependent receptor produces MKKTTLCGWSVHGGYRRIAKILLVMKLTLVLLTVAVLHVAAKGYSQSITYSGKNVPLQEVFSVIEKQTGFVFLYTESLLKEANPVSVKAENVKLDLFLAEIFKQQPLKYHIGIKSIFVSRKSAALLTNPVDLGISTEAFAAISGTVKAADGTVLPGATVRVKNTNKYTATDQYGKFSIDASVGDVLIISFIGYDSREISLNEETINRGINIKLSVADNSMNETVVIGYGTRKKSDLTGSVSSIKSTELTAYPTASVSHALQGRAAGVFVQQNSGAPGAPLQIRIRGTNSIQGSNEPLWIIDGFPGDQNMLNTSDIERIEILKDASATAIYGSRGANGVILITTKKGKAGLTRVDFNTSASFQQVRKKLDMMNAPEYIKLYNEFWQNTQGSDYFSPSDITAIGAGTDWQDEIFRQALVQDHSLNVSGGNEKTQFAVGTSYLNQPGIIENSDYSRTVLRGSVNHDISKKFSISYNAILGRTKDNSSADNQTLLLGALTAAPTVGPYKSDGQYRLLNQLYPFSPDDIINPRAYLNEVSRKQLANKVMANLAFTIKPIEDLSIRISGNITNNDFRSDNYISTRYPNSSGSASVSTGNSVYVNSDNIVTYSKTFKEDHAFVAMAGLTYENYSSRTLGASGSGFLSNVTETYNLGAANTFQTPGSSYMEWTLLSYLGRLNYTFKNKYLATVSFRADGSSRYSDGNKWGYFPSGALAWRFSEEKFMRGLSFVSDAKIRIGYGETGSTAIDPYYTLDMLVSGKAPFNDALYTYFAPGSRLPDKLKWETTAQTDIGLDLGLFNNQIRLSADYYVKNTRDLLNPIQLPRSVGYTNTVRNIGTIQNKGFEFQADANVFNGDLKWNIGATISFNRSKVVKLYDGQDIPGSTYNLVVANDYVNLLREGKSISAFYGYQADGFDASGHYKYKDLNKDGNISTADKAWIGDPNPNFIYGFNSNLGWKNFELSMFIQGTQGNDIFGFGMINQNYKYYQGYNGLREVLYDHWTPDHTTAKYPAIDKTISTRMSDMFVYDGSYLRLKTIRLAYNIPVGRLGINWIKKGQIYLSGENLITATKYPWWDPDVNSSGGSNSVNQGIDYYSYPMAKGYTLGARLSF; encoded by the coding sequence ATGAAAAAAACCACTCTTTGTGGCTGGTCCGTCCATGGCGGCTATCGCCGCATTGCCAAGATCTTGCTCGTTATGAAATTAACGCTTGTATTACTTACGGTAGCAGTCCTCCACGTGGCTGCCAAAGGTTATTCGCAAAGCATTACCTACTCGGGGAAAAATGTTCCATTACAGGAAGTTTTCTCGGTTATAGAAAAACAAACGGGGTTTGTATTTCTATATACGGAAAGCTTATTAAAAGAAGCAAACCCGGTTTCCGTAAAAGCGGAAAACGTAAAACTGGATTTGTTTCTGGCGGAAATATTTAAACAGCAACCGTTAAAATATCATATCGGGATCAAGAGCATATTTGTGTCAAGGAAATCAGCAGCATTGTTGACAAACCCTGTTGACCTGGGCATCAGTACGGAGGCCTTTGCTGCCATATCCGGTACGGTTAAAGCTGCTGATGGAACGGTACTTCCCGGCGCTACAGTAAGGGTCAAAAACACCAACAAGTATACTGCTACTGACCAGTATGGCAAGTTTTCAATCGACGCTTCGGTGGGCGATGTACTGATCATTTCTTTTATCGGCTACGATTCCCGGGAGATTTCCCTGAACGAGGAAACGATCAATAGAGGTATCAATATCAAGTTAAGTGTGGCGGATAATTCCATGAATGAAACCGTTGTCATTGGATATGGAACACGGAAAAAAAGTGATCTGACAGGATCGGTTTCTTCCATTAAAAGTACAGAGCTGACTGCCTATCCTACTGCATCGGTAAGTCATGCTTTACAAGGTCGTGCAGCCGGTGTTTTTGTACAACAGAATTCCGGTGCACCAGGAGCTCCTTTACAAATCCGCATCAGGGGTACCAACTCTATTCAGGGCAGCAATGAACCGCTTTGGATTATTGACGGATTTCCCGGCGATCAAAACATGTTAAATACTTCCGACATCGAGCGGATAGAGATTCTGAAAGATGCTTCTGCAACAGCTATCTACGGCTCCCGTGGCGCCAATGGTGTTATTCTCATTACTACTAAGAAAGGGAAAGCCGGCTTAACCCGGGTAGACTTCAATACCAGCGCAAGTTTTCAGCAGGTAAGAAAGAAACTGGACATGATGAATGCACCGGAATATATAAAGTTGTACAATGAATTCTGGCAGAACACACAGGGTTCGGACTACTTTTCTCCGAGTGATATTACCGCAATCGGAGCGGGAACAGACTGGCAGGATGAGATTTTCCGACAGGCCCTGGTACAGGATCATTCCCTGAATGTAAGCGGTGGAAATGAGAAAACACAATTCGCTGTTGGAACCAGTTATCTTAATCAGCCTGGAATTATTGAAAACTCTGATTATAGCCGGACCGTATTGAGAGGCAGTGTAAACCACGATATCAGCAAAAAGTTTTCCATCTCATATAATGCCATTCTCGGGCGGACCAAAGACAATTCCTCCGCCGATAATCAGACCCTTTTGTTGGGCGCATTAACAGCTGCTCCTACGGTTGGTCCTTACAAATCAGATGGACAGTATCGGCTGCTTAATCAGTTATATCCTTTTAGTCCGGATGATATCATAAATCCCAGGGCTTACCTTAATGAGGTTTCCAGAAAACAACTGGCCAATAAAGTAATGGCTAACCTGGCATTTACGATAAAACCCATAGAAGATTTGTCGATTCGTATATCGGGTAATATTACGAATAATGATTTCCGGTCAGATAATTACATCAGTACACGCTATCCGAATTCATCCGGAAGTGCATCGGTAAGTACCGGCAATTCCGTGTATGTAAACAGTGATAATATTGTTACTTATAGCAAAACATTCAAAGAAGATCACGCGTTCGTAGCGATGGCAGGACTGACCTATGAAAACTATTCTTCCAGAACACTGGGTGCTTCCGGATCCGGTTTTCTCAGCAACGTAACGGAGACGTACAACCTGGGTGCGGCGAATACTTTTCAGACACCAGGTTCTTCTTATATGGAGTGGACACTGCTTTCCTACCTTGGCCGCTTGAATTATACATTCAAAAATAAGTATCTCGCAACGGTTAGTTTCCGGGCAGATGGCTCGTCCCGTTATAGCGATGGAAATAAATGGGGGTACTTCCCTTCGGGTGCGCTGGCATGGCGTTTTTCTGAAGAAAAGTTCATGCGTGGGCTGTCTTTTGTATCGGATGCAAAAATCAGGATTGGATACGGAGAAACCGGTAGTACTGCCATTGATCCTTACTATACGCTGGATATGTTAGTATCCGGTAAAGCACCTTTTAATGACGCCTTGTATACCTACTTTGCGCCAGGCTCGCGTTTACCGGACAAACTGAAGTGGGAAACGACGGCTCAAACTGATATTGGCCTGGACCTGGGTCTGTTTAATAACCAGATCCGGTTATCGGCAGATTACTACGTTAAAAATACCAGGGACCTCCTGAATCCGATCCAGTTACCGCGTTCTGTTGGTTATACCAATACCGTTCGCAATATTGGTACAATTCAGAATAAGGGATTTGAATTTCAGGCGGATGCAAATGTATTCAACGGTGACCTGAAGTGGAATATCGGCGCTACGATTTCATTTAACCGGAGTAAGGTGGTTAAACTTTACGATGGACAGGATATACCCGGCAGCACCTACAATTTAGTTGTTGCAAATGATTACGTTAACCTGCTGAGAGAAGGTAAATCAATCAGTGCTTTTTATGGTTATCAGGCAGATGGTTTTGATGCCAGTGGTCACTATAAATACAAAGATCTCAATAAAGACGGAAATATTTCTACAGCAGACAAGGCCTGGATCGGCGATCCCAATCCCAATTTTATTTATGGTTTCAATTCCAACCTGGGCTGGAAAAACTTTGAGCTGAGCATGTTCATTCAGGGCACGCAGGGGAATGATATTTTCGGCTTCGGTATGATCAATCAGAATTATAAATATTACCAGGGATACAATGGCCTGAGAGAGGTGTTGTATGATCACTGGACCCCCGATCATACCACGGCGAAATATCCCGCCATTGACAAAACGATTTCCACAAGGATGTCGGATATGTTTGTTTATGATGGAAGCTATCTGCGCCTGAAAACCATCCGGCTGGCCTACAATATTCCTGTTGGCCGCCTGGGGATAAACTGGATCAAGAAAGGACAGATTTATCTCAGCGGTGAGAATCTGATCACTGCCACTAAATATCCCTGGTGGGATCCGGATGTGAATTCCAGCGGTGGAAGTAACTCCGTTAACCAGGGCATCGATTATTATTCCTATCCTATGGCCAAAGGGTATACACTTGGCGCAAGGTTATCATTCTAA
- a CDS encoding HipA domain-containing protein — translation MEINHCPSTLRPGFITYSPAAEANLFGSRARKVSHILPFGPPGKNNELTRKYNEKRKNISISGVQEKYSIKQDKDSLTLTDTGGTHILKPVPVERLERVEDLPANEHVSMQIAKQVFSIRTAACGMIFFDDGSPAYLTRRFDYKPDGTGKYQLEDFATLLGRSPEREGNDFKYNASYLDIANMIKEHCAAAPVVLLEFFTLLVFNYFIANGDAHLKNFSLMETTQGDFVLSPAYDLICTKLHIDDNHLALHGGLYDKDYDEKSYYDAGMYTGASFLVFAEKAGMNPKLAKQVIDKITQRTPMAIEMIRSSFLSDSAKEKYIDILIQREKLLKRI, via the coding sequence ATGGAGATTAATCACTGTCCTTCAACATTGCGTCCTGGTTTTATCACATATAGTCCGGCGGCGGAAGCGAATCTGTTTGGTAGTCGAGCCAGAAAGGTTTCCCATATTCTTCCATTTGGTCCACCAGGTAAAAACAATGAGCTTACCCGGAAGTATAATGAAAAACGCAAAAATATTAGCATAAGCGGTGTTCAGGAGAAATACAGTATAAAGCAGGATAAGGATTCTTTGACACTCACAGACACTGGCGGCACACATATCCTAAAACCGGTTCCGGTAGAAAGACTGGAACGTGTAGAAGACTTACCAGCCAATGAGCATGTAAGCATGCAGATAGCAAAACAGGTGTTCAGCATCAGGACAGCAGCATGTGGTATGATCTTTTTCGATGATGGCTCTCCGGCATACTTAACCAGAAGATTCGATTATAAACCTGATGGTACAGGCAAATATCAGTTGGAAGATTTTGCAACACTGTTGGGTAGATCCCCGGAACGGGAAGGCAATGATTTCAAATACAACGCCTCTTATCTGGACATAGCAAATATGATCAAAGAACATTGTGCAGCGGCTCCGGTAGTGTTGCTTGAATTTTTTACGCTACTGGTGTTTAATTATTTTATTGCGAATGGGGATGCGCATCTGAAGAACTTCTCTCTAATGGAAACCACACAAGGAGATTTTGTCCTTTCGCCCGCCTATGACCTTATTTGCACAAAGCTGCACATTGACGACAACCACCTGGCACTGCATGGAGGACTCTATGATAAGGATTATGACGAGAAAAGCTACTATGATGCCGGAATGTATACCGGTGCATCTTTTCTGGTATTTGCAGAAAAAGCGGGGATGAACCCGAAGCTGGCCAAACAAGTGATTGATAAGATCACGCAAAGAACTCCTATGGCCATCGAAATGATTCGCAGCAGTTTTTTAAGTGATAGTGCAAAAGAAAAGTATATAGATATACTTATACAACGGGAGAAATTATTAAAGCGCATATGA
- a CDS encoding HipA N-terminal domain-containing protein encodes MRTAQIFYNNQLAGYLSKGEGIYRFVYDKEYLTAAGRRPVSLTLPIREKPYESDILFPAFVNLLSEGANKAMQARMLKIDENDYFGLLLATASGDRIGPLTIKEVYGD; translated from the coding sequence ATGAGGACCGCCCAGATATTTTATAACAACCAACTGGCTGGCTATCTTTCAAAAGGGGAGGGTATCTATCGGTTTGTATATGATAAAGAATATTTGACCGCCGCCGGCCGCCGGCCAGTAAGCCTTACACTTCCGATCAGGGAGAAACCTTATGAAAGTGACATCCTCTTTCCCGCTTTTGTAAATCTGTTAAGTGAAGGGGCAAATAAGGCCATGCAAGCCAGGATGTTGAAAATTGATGAGAACGACTATTTTGGGCTACTACTTGCCACCGCAAGCGGCGATCGGATTGGCCCGCTGACAATAAAAGAAGTTTATGGAGATTAA
- a CDS encoding RagB/SusD family nutrient uptake outer membrane protein, with protein sequence MKYKLFTVFVWMMLASCSKILQEKPKSIATETFYNTTEEVKAAVNAAYFPIQANEFNSYYTLLESCAENIYGKGSLAAIEDYAGYSAANITNMGGVWTQLYLAIRNANLVIKNTPKGTGTTDQEKAQFVGEAKYVRAFSYFALVRLWAGVPIRTEENLDLIDVKRAAVAEVYQLILSDLTYAEENLPDNPRMLGCASKWVAKTLLADVLLTQEKWPEARDKAQEVIASGKYSLVNISTPDDFEKIYGADVLTTSEEVFYFKYNDQYGWALMNFFHITGDGYKPSGANYFAFYTDTEDKFYKSWDDGDFRKQHNFYHWDIGLGNNTLLTKKYIDPNGTTGASNDWPVYRYAEVLLMYAEAANRASHGPSLQAMENLNKVHRRAYGYNPELPSPVDYNAANYNEDTFFDLLLRERGYETILECKRWLDLLRTGTAAKMVKLNTGKTLAESMLLWPIPVSEISYNKAIDPVKDQNPGY encoded by the coding sequence ATGAAATATAAATTATTCACGGTATTTGTATGGATGATGCTGGCTTCCTGCAGCAAAATTTTGCAGGAAAAGCCGAAGTCCATTGCAACCGAAACATTTTATAATACGACAGAGGAGGTAAAAGCGGCGGTGAATGCTGCTTACTTCCCGATTCAGGCGAATGAATTTAATTCATATTATACTTTGCTGGAAAGCTGCGCCGAAAATATTTATGGGAAAGGAAGCCTGGCTGCGATTGAAGATTATGCAGGTTACAGTGCCGCCAATATTACCAATATGGGAGGTGTATGGACACAGCTCTACCTGGCCATCAGGAATGCGAACCTGGTTATAAAGAATACGCCGAAAGGTACCGGAACCACTGATCAGGAAAAAGCGCAGTTTGTCGGAGAAGCAAAATATGTACGAGCCTTCAGCTACTTTGCACTGGTGAGACTATGGGCAGGTGTGCCGATTCGCACAGAAGAAAACCTGGATTTAATAGATGTTAAGCGGGCTGCTGTAGCGGAAGTATATCAATTGATCCTGAGTGATCTTACTTATGCCGAAGAAAATCTACCTGATAATCCGCGCATGTTAGGTTGTGCATCCAAATGGGTGGCTAAAACATTGTTGGCAGATGTATTGCTGACCCAGGAAAAATGGCCGGAAGCCAGGGATAAAGCCCAGGAAGTGATTGCTTCCGGAAAATATTCGCTGGTAAATATCAGTACGCCGGATGATTTTGAAAAAATATATGGTGCAGATGTACTGACTACTTCAGAAGAAGTATTCTATTTTAAATACAACGACCAGTATGGCTGGGCGCTCATGAACTTCTTCCATATCACCGGTGATGGTTATAAGCCATCAGGCGCTAACTATTTTGCCTTTTACACCGACACGGAAGATAAATTTTACAAGAGCTGGGACGACGGCGATTTTCGTAAGCAACATAATTTTTATCACTGGGATATCGGATTGGGAAATAATACCCTGCTGACAAAAAAATACATTGACCCCAACGGCACCACCGGGGCATCAAACGACTGGCCGGTATACCGGTATGCGGAGGTGTTGCTGATGTATGCGGAAGCGGCCAACCGGGCCAGTCACGGACCCAGTTTGCAGGCCATGGAAAATCTGAATAAAGTACATCGCAGAGCATATGGCTATAATCCGGAACTGCCATCACCGGTGGATTATAATGCTGCCAATTATAATGAAGATACCTTTTTCGACCTGCTGCTCCGGGAAAGAGGTTATGAAACCATACTGGAATGCAAACGCTGGTTAGATCTCCTCAGAACGGGAACCGCGGCTAAAATGGTGAAACTGAATACTGGCAAAACACTGGCCGAAAGCATGTTGCTATGGCCTATCCCGGTATCAGAAATTAGTTACAATAAAGCCATCGATCCCGTGAAGGATCAGAACCCGGGTTACTAA
- a CDS encoding antibiotic biosynthesis monooxygenase, which translates to MNNIVHAQQKKMMVRISEIEIHPQYLEEYKTILKDEAEASVRLEAGVIAIFPMFQKENLTQIRILEMYKDQQAYLSHLKTEHFQKYKTGTLHMVKSLKLLDMEAMDLKAAQAIFKKLKK; encoded by the coding sequence ATGAACAACATTGTCCATGCACAACAAAAGAAAATGATGGTGCGTATTTCGGAGATTGAAATACATCCACAATATCTGGAAGAATACAAGACAATACTTAAAGATGAAGCCGAAGCATCCGTAAGATTGGAAGCAGGTGTTATTGCCATCTTCCCGATGTTCCAAAAAGAGAATCTAACACAGATAAGGATATTAGAAATGTACAAAGATCAGCAAGCCTATCTGTCCCATTTGAAAACCGAACATTTCCAAAAGTATAAAACGGGTACGCTCCACATGGTCAAATCATTAAAACTTTTGGACATGGAGGCAATGGATCTGAAAGCAGCTCAGGCGATTTTTAAAAAGTTGAAAAAGTAG
- a CDS encoding DUF4126 family protein — protein MKKAILPTLLRVICLGAVSGMRSTLGPAFASQYVNRYPSRKLKGSPLGLMQRDVVMRGLQTMAAGELVLDKVPGIPDRIAATGLTGRALSGGLAGATLYKAKGDKAWQGALIGAVAAVAAAYACFYLRRSAGRQYKVKDAFVGGVEDAIAVGIAAAATVRK, from the coding sequence ATGAAAAAAGCGATCCTTCCTACATTATTACGGGTAATTTGTCTGGGTGCTGTTTCCGGTATGCGCAGTACCCTCGGACCAGCATTTGCGAGCCAGTATGTAAACCGGTATCCTTCGCGGAAGCTGAAGGGATCTCCGCTGGGACTGATGCAACGGGATGTGGTGATGCGGGGCTTGCAAACCATGGCCGCCGGTGAGCTGGTACTGGATAAGGTACCGGGTATTCCTGATCGTATTGCCGCTACCGGCCTGACGGGAAGAGCCCTTTCCGGTGGACTGGCAGGAGCCACTTTATACAAGGCAAAAGGAGATAAAGCCTGGCAGGGCGCATTGATTGGCGCTGTTGCCGCCGTGGCTGCGGCGTATGCCTGTTTTTATCTGCGCCGGTCGGCAGGGAGGCAATATAAAGTGAAAGATGCCTTTGTGGGCGGTGTGGAAGACGCCATCGCTGTGGGTATTGCAGCAGCAGCTACCGTCCGGAAATAG
- a CDS encoding carboxymuconolactone decarboxylase family protein: protein MNKVLNTQQQGLITVSALTATGDLGNLKIQLNMALDAGLTINEIKEALVQLYAYCGFPRSLNGINTFKTVLDQRASKGITDSIGKEIIVVNYTEDKYEQGRQVLETLTKTPQVKPAPGFGEFAPRIDTFLKEHLFADIFVSDVLTYQQRELVTIAALAAMPGVEEQLQAHIGMGMNTGITVEQVKSMCDIIEKAISKEQAETARAVLSKMKK, encoded by the coding sequence ATGAACAAGGTACTGAATACCCAACAACAAGGCTTAATAACTGTTTCCGCACTTACGGCAACAGGAGATCTGGGTAACTTGAAAATCCAGTTGAATATGGCATTGGATGCAGGGTTAACTATTAACGAAATCAAAGAAGCATTGGTGCAACTATATGCGTACTGCGGTTTTCCGAGAAGCCTCAATGGGATCAATACCTTTAAAACAGTATTGGACCAAAGAGCATCCAAAGGCATTACGGATAGTATCGGAAAAGAAATCATAGTTGTAAACTATACTGAAGACAAATACGAACAGGGCAGACAAGTTTTGGAAACGTTGACAAAAACACCACAGGTAAAACCTGCTCCCGGTTTCGGGGAGTTTGCCCCACGTATCGATACCTTTCTGAAAGAACATTTGTTTGCTGACATTTTTGTTAGTGATGTACTTACCTATCAGCAAAGGGAGCTGGTTACAATTGCAGCTTTAGCCGCTATGCCTGGTGTAGAAGAGCAATTGCAGGCGCATATCGGAATGGGTATGAATACCGGGATTACAGTAGAACAGGTAAAATCCATGTGTGATATCATTGAAAAAGCTATAAGCAAGGAACAGGCTGAAACTGCAAGAGCAGTTCTCTCTAAAATGAAAAAGTAA
- a CDS encoding PQQ-binding-like beta-propeller repeat protein, whose product MNDLAQGQEPVSSQSNPIIVDGVMYTNSGKQTVYAIDAATGKEIWSCKTLEEGKPSAASRGVTYWKSGDDKRILYSSGNYLMAIDASTGKIISSFGINGRVNLNEGVRDDPEKISVSLSTPGRIFKDLIIIGLRTPDLYGAPPGYIRAYNCKTGKLAWTFHTIPHPGELGYETWPPDAYKYAGGVNCWAGLSIDPDRGMVFLALGSPSYDYYGADRKGKNLYGNCVLALDAATGHYKWHFQTVHHDLWDYDLPAPHGASADTAFVQIGQLRRLPCLQTAFQQLFFS is encoded by the coding sequence ATGAATGATCTGGCGCAAGGTCAGGAGCCTGTGTCGAGTCAAAGTAATCCAATAATTGTTGACGGTGTCATGTATACCAATTCTGGTAAGCAGACTGTTTATGCAATTGATGCAGCTACAGGTAAAGAAATTTGGTCATGTAAGACCTTGGAAGAAGGTAAGCCCAGTGCTGCCAGCAGAGGTGTTACTTACTGGAAAAGTGGCGATGATAAAAGAATTTTATATTCTTCAGGTAATTATTTAATGGCAATTGATGCAAGCACAGGAAAGATCATTTCTTCGTTTGGTATAAATGGCAGAGTGAACCTGAATGAAGGTGTAAGAGATGACCCTGAAAAAATTTCGGTTTCACTTTCAACCCCTGGAAGGATCTTCAAAGATTTAATTATTATCGGGTTGCGAACACCAGATCTTTATGGAGCTCCTCCAGGATATATTAGAGCTTATAACTGCAAAACCGGAAAATTAGCATGGACTTTTCATACTATTCCTCATCCCGGTGAACTCGGTTACGAAACCTGGCCACCTGATGCCTACAAATATGCGGGTGGGGTTAATTGTTGGGCAGGACTGAGCATCGACCCGGATAGAGGCATGGTTTTCCTTGCGCTTGGCTCACCCTCTTATGATTATTATGGTGCCGACAGAAAAGGAAAGAACCTATACGGTAACTGTGTATTAGCATTAGATGCGGCTACCGGTCATTACAAATGGCATTTTCAGACGGTTCACCATGATCTTTGGGATTATGATTTGCCTGCCCCGCACGGAGCGAGTGCAGACACAGCCTTTGTTCAGATAGGGCAATTGCGGAGATTGCCATGCTTGCAGACGGCCTTTCAACAGCTCTTTTTTTCGTAA
- a CDS encoding FecR domain-containing protein yields the protein MVPQNDLERIAMLLLKEHHTGLDAEEAAELEKWQSVYPEQAQWAKELIAQGKLPEILKRLELADIAIRKKLLAASVPVEHSPAFHVEEQELSSSRLSEENATRKVFSIRTGWFRYAAAIVILLGVGTFFWQQSLPVKTVGSHHNNHLAGRDSSGSGMDKAVLTLADGSEIILDNAENGQLATLGNIRVLKLSSGELKYENSDPASSGSAATGGYNTIATPKAGQFSLVLPDGSKVWLNATSSMTFPTRFDKNQRRVSISGEVYFEIAQDINKPFIVDVNGAASVEVLGTHFNINAYTNEPAIKTTLLEGKVKVSRDKEMQLLSPGEQAIISDHIQLHKVVDMQQIMAWKNGLFNFDDADIQTLMRELERWYDIKVNYQGPLPAIRFKGKMYRNEDLATVLQFLSEYGLKFSVEGKIVTVSN from the coding sequence ATGGTACCACAAAATGATCTTGAACGTATTGCGATGCTTCTTCTCAAGGAACATCATACTGGCTTGGATGCTGAGGAAGCGGCCGAGCTGGAAAAATGGCAATCAGTATATCCGGAACAGGCCCAATGGGCCAAAGAACTGATTGCGCAGGGGAAACTGCCGGAGATACTGAAAAGACTTGAATTAGCTGATATAGCCATCAGGAAAAAATTACTGGCAGCATCCGTACCTGTGGAACACAGTCCTGCATTCCATGTGGAGGAACAAGAGCTTTCTTCTTCCCGGTTAAGTGAAGAAAATGCAACCAGGAAAGTATTTTCAATCCGTACCGGATGGTTTAGATATGCCGCCGCCATTGTCATTTTGCTGGGAGTGGGAACCTTTTTCTGGCAACAATCATTACCGGTTAAAACTGTTGGAAGCCACCATAACAATCATCTTGCAGGAAGAGATAGTTCCGGTTCCGGGATGGATAAGGCCGTGCTGACACTTGCTGATGGCAGCGAAATAATTCTTGATAACGCAGAAAATGGCCAGCTGGCTACACTGGGGAATATCAGGGTATTGAAACTTTCCAGCGGAGAACTGAAATATGAAAACAGTGATCCTGCTTCATCCGGATCAGCAGCAACGGGCGGATATAATACTATTGCAACGCCCAAAGCCGGCCAGTTCTCGCTGGTGTTACCGGATGGTTCCAAAGTATGGCTGAATGCAACTTCTTCTATGACCTTCCCCACACGGTTTGATAAAAACCAGCGCAGGGTTTCCATATCAGGGGAAGTTTATTTTGAAATAGCACAGGATATAAACAAACCATTCATCGTGGATGTAAACGGCGCTGCATCTGTTGAGGTGCTGGGAACCCATTTCAATATTAATGCCTATACAAATGAACCTGCCATAAAAACAACATTGCTCGAAGGTAAAGTGAAAGTGTCCAGGGATAAGGAAATGCAGTTGCTTTCTCCGGGTGAACAGGCCATCATCAGCGATCATATTCAACTACACAAAGTGGTGGATATGCAGCAGATTATGGCATGGAAAAACGGGTTGTTCAATTTTGATGATGCAGATATACAAACGCTGATGCGGGAACTGGAGAGATGGTATGATATCAAAGTTAATTACCAGGGTCCGTTACCTGCCATCCGGTTTAAAGGGAAAATGTATAGAAATGAAGACCTGGCTACAGTGTTGCAGTTTCTTTCAGAATACGGTCTGAAGTTCAGTGTAGAAGGGAAAATAGTAACGGTTTCAAATTAA
- a CDS encoding RNA polymerase sigma factor has protein sequence MEQIVLNEEKELLQRLSEADEQAFIQVYKRHYMAVLLYAERITNNDFSIAEEATADAFIELWKGRRSFGNVAQLISYLRVIVHHKCIDRYRQFRKQQALESELLYLSEHQQEALFSGEISLEAELLKKIREEVEKLPAHIKEVFNLACIQGRRNSEIARILNIKDATVRRRKTEALHYLRQAFKGMDWSMLSLWLVFELHYFKDIDLF, from the coding sequence TTGGAGCAAATTGTTTTAAACGAAGAAAAAGAACTGCTGCAGCGGCTATCGGAAGCTGATGAGCAGGCATTTATTCAGGTTTATAAACGCCACTACATGGCGGTGCTGCTGTATGCGGAAAGAATCACCAACAATGATTTCAGCATCGCCGAAGAGGCTACTGCGGATGCTTTTATAGAACTCTGGAAAGGACGGCGTTCATTCGGAAATGTAGCGCAGCTAATAAGCTATCTGCGGGTGATCGTTCACCATAAATGTATTGATAGATACCGCCAGTTCAGAAAACAACAAGCCCTGGAAAGTGAATTACTTTATCTTTCTGAGCACCAACAGGAAGCATTATTTTCCGGGGAAATATCATTGGAAGCTGAACTATTAAAGAAAATCAGGGAAGAAGTAGAAAAATTGCCCGCCCACATAAAAGAGGTATTTAACCTGGCCTGTATTCAGGGCCGGCGTAACAGTGAAATAGCCCGGATACTGAACATAAAAGACGCCACTGTAAGGAGAAGGAAAACAGAAGCCTTGCATTACCTCAGACAAGCTTTTAAAGGCATGGACTGGAGTATGCTGTCTCTTTGGCTTGTTTTTGAACTCCATTATTTCAAGGATATAGACCTTTTTTAA